The sequence below is a genomic window from Bacteroidota bacterium.
TTTGACTCAAGTAATTATGCAATGATGACAACTGGATACCCATATTGGCCAAGGTCATTGAGCATTTTGAAAATAGAACCCCAAGGAATAATTACAAAAAAAAAAGATTTACAATACACCTAATTACGAATTGCCTTATGGATTATTGAAATTAAATAATGATACTATGGTTGTCGGGAGTTTTGCTTATAATACAACCAACAATTTATTTTACGATTTTTTATTTTTTTTAAATAAAAAAATGGATAGTATTGATATTCGATATTTTCCTTCACCAATTGGTTTTGCTGTTGCTGGCCAGTATATTTTAAAAACAATTAATGGCCAAATATTAATCACAGGCCAAATAAATGATACGGCTCATACTACAGGCGATTGCTACATTAGGATGATTGACAAACAAGGCAATATGTTGTGGACAAGTACATTCGGAGGACCAAAATATGATGCGGCCTACTCCTCCATCGAGCTCCCCGATGCATCAATCCTCACTATTGGATGGACTCGCTCATTTGGGTTTGGCAACAATAGCAACCGCGATGTATTGCTTGTAAAGTGGGATTCGCTTGGTAATAAACTATGGCATAAAACTTTTGGCTCGCCTGTAACTGAAATTGGTATTGGAATAACAGCAACTAAAGATGGAAATTATTTATTGGCTTGTACACAGTTTGACCCAAGCACTTCAATAGAAAACCCTTGGATAATAAAAGTAGATACCGGAGGAAATATAGTATGGCAAACAAAAGTGCCTATCGCGGGAATGTGCAACCCTTGGTGGGCCAAAGAAATCAGTACTGGTGATATAGTGAGTGCAGGCAGTTGCCGCAATGCTAACAACAATTTGGATGAGGGTTCAATTTTTTTATTGGATAGCGTAGGCAACTTAAAATGGGAGCGGTCATTTGCACAAGGCAACGACCATGCCTATTTTCGTGATGTAATAGAAACAAGCGATAGCGGATTTATATGTGCCGGTTTTTGTTTTGAAGGTACCAGCGGAGGTCAAGATGCCTGGCTTGTAAAACT
It includes:
- a CDS encoding T9SS type A sorting domain-containing protein → MDSIDIRYFPSPIGFAVAGQYILKTINGQILITGQINDTAHTTGDCYIRMIDKQGNMLWTSTFGGPKYDAAYSSIELPDASILTIGWTRSFGFGNNSNRDVLLVKWDSLGNKLWHKTFGSPVTEIGIGITATKDGNYLLACTQFDPSTSIENPWIIKVDTGGNIVWQTKVPIAGMCNPWWAKEISTGDIVSAGSCRNANNNLDEGSIFLLDSVGNLKWERSFAQGNDHAYFRDVIETSDSGFICAGFCFEGTSGGQDAWLVKLDSAGCDSAGCAIYTALPHTTTSNGTRQEVGLYPNPAKEIFYIKFPHTFFADTYTVTVTDMQGQILLYQKQVYNLRQDIPIFVNNITSGMYLVTIKAEEKTYVSKLIIEK